In a single window of the uncultured Dysgonomonas sp. genome:
- a CDS encoding phBC6A51 family helix-turn-helix protein codes for MAKYSEESVEKIVSLIEDDFCSVAEICRVMGISRKTFYTWKDTKPELAREIAKAENQREERTRQMLYSSLKKRLDGYIMVEEKEIYLPDPGNPERVSLQSKTIKRKNCLPDLRTIKLLLDRQDRKSLSRPPQGEEQSDSWKGKENSSIETFELNEEPEREPVLVSVEIAEVEDDDMEQYIAENGDEDSSEIDEAEMNEYFERMDKAFAARQEIKRKLIANNNRKAVSQQSKRKKRRRK; via the coding sequence ATGGCAAAATATAGTGAAGAATCAGTAGAAAAAATCGTATCCCTGATAGAAGATGATTTTTGTTCGGTGGCTGAAATATGCAGGGTAATGGGTATCAGCCGTAAAACATTTTACACGTGGAAAGACACCAAGCCCGAACTGGCACGGGAAATAGCTAAGGCCGAGAATCAGCGGGAGGAAAGAACTCGCCAGATGTTATATTCGTCCCTGAAAAAACGGCTCGACGGATATATCATGGTTGAAGAAAAAGAGATTTACCTGCCTGATCCCGGTAATCCGGAGAGAGTGTCCTTACAATCGAAAACGATAAAACGGAAGAATTGCCTGCCCGATCTGCGTACCATAAAACTGCTGTTGGACAGGCAGGACAGGAAAAGCCTTTCCCGTCCACCGCAAGGCGAGGAGCAATCCGACTCATGGAAAGGTAAGGAAAACAGTAGTATTGAAACATTCGAACTAAATGAGGAGCCGGAGAGAGAACCCGTACTTGTATCAGTAGAGATAGCGGAGGTGGAAGATGATGATATGGAACAGTACATAGCAGAGAATGGCGATGAAGATAGCTCTGAGATTGATGAAGCAGAAATGAATGAATATTTTGAGCGGATGGATAAGGCGTTTGCAGCCCGTCAGGAAATAAAGCGGAAGCTGATTGCTAATAATAATCGAAAGGCTGTGAGTCAACAGAGTAAAAGAAAAAAGAGACGTAGAAAATGA
- a CDS encoding PDZ domain-containing protein, protein MKRLLFTLLLFTIFTHYTKSQVYNKNCYFGFTFDVSENKNWGYGELIITEVEPNSPAERAGIKIGDIIMEINGKATYLRDNQTIANWLFEDMYAPTVTFTIRNMNAYFKEYTLSRKCIATNSVSEMELSKIFSFYSLENTSERIFTLPLYVQPDKDVDFYDYHTYDFYKDGKPVPAIDSQITALLAKDLEAKGLVRDTSDPDIVVQAYYNYEPNTKFTGLNNPNYAPGTWRFDVDKQQMVLLPIFDTNEPNVDKVAQYIVEYGFSFYDRKYINPSKLTQIWDCNIKDYLSSKYTLEEYVRLHTPLMLKQFPYSVPKTEARYKVDFNRYNYTGMYFDADDLVTVKDVDMDSPAYQAGIRPGYVIKKINNRKFEHTKESLSEAYKRFIAETMVFRDQATRFTNAGGYTECMLWNVGYYPEIAKELNKSQYLAQFSYLYDFEKYVNSKSDNKITVEAWDGMQNRVFSVTPEIRKSVVVKAL, encoded by the coding sequence ATGAAAAGATTACTTTTTACACTGTTACTTTTTACAATATTCACTCATTATACAAAATCGCAAGTATACAATAAAAACTGCTATTTCGGGTTTACTTTCGATGTAAGTGAAAACAAAAACTGGGGATACGGCGAGTTGATTATCACAGAGGTAGAACCTAATTCTCCGGCTGAGAGAGCAGGTATAAAAATAGGAGACATCATAATGGAAATAAACGGAAAGGCAACTTACCTCCGCGACAATCAGACGATAGCCAACTGGCTGTTTGAAGATATGTATGCACCCACCGTTACATTCACCATACGGAATATGAATGCATATTTCAAAGAGTACACTCTCTCGCGTAAATGTATCGCTACCAATTCGGTAAGTGAAATGGAGTTGTCTAAAATCTTTTCGTTTTACAGTCTCGAAAACACCAGTGAACGGATATTCACCCTCCCATTGTATGTACAACCCGATAAAGATGTCGACTTCTACGACTATCATACCTACGATTTCTATAAAGACGGCAAGCCCGTACCTGCTATCGATAGCCAGATAACTGCCCTGTTGGCAAAAGATCTGGAAGCAAAAGGCCTTGTCCGGGATACATCCGACCCTGATATCGTGGTACAGGCTTATTATAATTATGAACCTAATACAAAATTCACAGGATTGAATAATCCTAATTATGCACCGGGTACATGGCGGTTCGATGTGGATAAACAACAAATGGTATTATTGCCTATCTTCGATACTAACGAACCTAATGTAGACAAAGTTGCCCAATATATAGTAGAATATGGATTCAGCTTTTACGACCGCAAATACATTAATCCATCGAAACTGACACAAATATGGGACTGTAACATAAAAGACTATCTATCTTCTAAATATACACTGGAGGAATATGTCAGACTGCACACTCCGCTTATGCTAAAGCAATTTCCATATTCGGTACCGAAAACTGAGGCGCGATACAAAGTGGATTTTAACAGGTATAATTATACAGGGATGTACTTCGATGCAGATGATCTGGTTACAGTAAAAGACGTAGACATGGATTCCCCTGCTTATCAGGCAGGTATACGCCCTGGATACGTCATAAAGAAGATCAACAACAGGAAATTTGAGCACACTAAAGAAAGCCTGTCGGAAGCCTATAAACGCTTTATTGCCGAAACAATGGTATTCCGCGATCAGGCTACCCGGTTTACCAATGCTGGAGGATATACGGAATGTATGCTCTGGAATGTAGGATATTATCCCGAAATAGCTAAGGAACTAAACAAGTCGCAATACCTTGCTCAATTTTCTTATCTGTACGATTTCGAGAAGTATGTGAACAGCAAATCGGACAACAAGATTACCGTAGAAGCTTGGGATGGTATGCAAAACAGGGTATTCAGCGTAACTCCCGAGATAAGGAAGTCTGTTGTTGTAAAAGCATTGTAG
- a CDS encoding ATP-binding cassette domain-containing protein, which produces MITVSNLGIQFGKRVLFQDVNLKFTSGNCYGIIGANGAGKSTFLKILSGEKDATSGTFALGSGERLSVLAQDHFAFDSQSVMDTVLQGHTVLWDIMKEKDALYAKEDFTDADGIKASELEEKFAELEGWNAESDAAMLLSGLGIPEELHYQIMGDISGKQKVRILLARALFGNPDNLLLDEPTNDLDIETVMWLENYLANAENTILIVSHDRHFLDSVCTHTVDIDFGKVTMFAGNYSFWYESSQLALRQQQQQNKKAEEKKKELEEFIRRFSANVAKSKQTTSRKKMIEKLNIEEIKPSSRKYPGIIFTPDREPGNKILEVNGLSKSIEGKKLFDNVSFNIEKEDKVIFLSRDPRAMTAFFEIINDYVQPDTGTFSWGQTITPAYLPLDNSDYFKDDLNLIDWLAQFSDDTSEIYIKGFLGRMLFSGEEVLKNTKVLSGGEKMRCMIARMMMKSANCLVLDSPTNHLDLESIQAFNNTLIQLKGNVLMSSHDHEFIQTVCNRVIELTPNGTIDKIMDYDDYITSDEIKALREKMYK; this is translated from the coding sequence ATGATAACAGTTTCAAATTTAGGTATTCAGTTTGGTAAACGTGTATTATTTCAAGATGTGAATCTGAAGTTTACAAGTGGTAATTGCTATGGCATAATAGGAGCCAATGGCGCAGGGAAATCCACTTTCCTGAAAATTCTGAGTGGAGAAAAAGATGCAACCAGCGGAACTTTCGCCTTAGGATCAGGTGAACGGCTTTCTGTATTGGCGCAGGATCACTTTGCATTTGACAGCCAGTCGGTGATGGATACCGTATTACAAGGGCACACAGTACTTTGGGATATAATGAAGGAAAAAGATGCATTGTATGCCAAAGAAGATTTTACAGACGCTGATGGTATTAAAGCCTCGGAACTGGAAGAAAAATTTGCAGAACTGGAAGGTTGGAATGCAGAGAGCGATGCTGCGATGCTACTTAGCGGACTTGGAATTCCTGAGGAATTGCATTATCAGATAATGGGAGATATAAGCGGTAAGCAGAAAGTGAGAATTCTACTTGCCCGTGCGCTTTTCGGTAATCCGGACAACCTGTTGCTCGACGAGCCTACCAACGACCTCGATATAGAAACAGTGATGTGGTTGGAAAATTATCTTGCAAATGCAGAAAATACAATTCTGATCGTATCGCACGACCGTCACTTCCTCGACTCGGTATGTACTCATACTGTAGACATCGATTTTGGCAAAGTAACCATGTTTGCCGGTAACTACAGTTTCTGGTACGAATCCAGCCAGTTGGCACTACGCCAACAACAACAGCAAAACAAAAAAGCGGAAGAAAAGAAAAAGGAACTCGAAGAATTTATCCGCCGTTTCAGTGCCAATGTAGCGAAGTCCAAACAGACTACCAGCCGTAAGAAAATGATTGAGAAGCTGAATATTGAAGAAATTAAGCCATCGTCCCGTAAATATCCGGGTATTATCTTTACCCCGGACCGTGAGCCGGGCAATAAAATACTGGAAGTAAACGGACTAAGCAAATCGATCGAAGGGAAAAAACTGTTCGACAATGTAAGTTTCAACATAGAGAAAGAAGACAAGGTAATCTTCCTGTCAAGAGATCCGCGTGCGATGACTGCCTTCTTCGAAATCATAAACGATTATGTACAACCTGATACAGGAACATTCAGCTGGGGACAGACTATAACACCTGCTTACCTGCCACTGGATAACAGCGATTATTTTAAAGATGATCTGAACCTGATAGACTGGCTTGCCCAGTTCTCTGACGATACCAGTGAAATTTACATAAAGGGCTTCTTGGGCAGAATGTTATTCTCCGGCGAAGAGGTGCTGAAGAATACCAAAGTGCTGTCGGGAGGAGAAAAGATGCGTTGTATGATTGCCCGTATGATGATGAAAAGTGCAAATTGCCTTGTGTTGGATTCACCGACTAATCATCTGGATCTGGAGTCGATACAGGCTTTTAATAATACGCTGATACAGCTTAAAGGTAACGTACTAATGTCGTCACATGACCACGAATTTATTCAAACTGTTTGTAACAGGGTAATAGAACTTACTCCGAACGGTACTATCGACAAAATCATGGACTATGATGATTATATCACATCTGATGAAATAAAGGCTTTGAGAGAAAAAATGTATAAATAA
- the serB gene encoding phosphoserine phosphatase SerB: MEDSEIILASLSGEDKPGVTAALTAVLAKHNANILDIGQANIHHSLSLAIMFEAKNAGEVIKDLLFKATEVGVIIRFSPISKEEYMRWVCLQGTKNRYIVTMLGRTLSPSQISAVAQISQKYKLNIEKIIRLTGRVPLETEERPSRSCIELAIRGTVDDVQQLKHDFMKLADDQGIDIAFQVESMYRRMRRLVCFDMDSTLIQTEVIDELAERAGVGEEVKAITESAMRGEIDFSESFKKRVSLLKGLDESVMKDIAENLPITEGMTRLIRILKKSGCKLAILSGGFTYFGNYLKEKYGFDYVYANELEIEDGKLTGNYVGDIVDGKRKAELLRLLAQVEKVDMRQTVAVGDGANDLPMLGIAGLGIAFHAKPKVKANAKQSLSTVGLDGILYFLGYRDSMLVGEE; this comes from the coding sequence ATGGAAGATTCAGAAATAATACTAGCTAGTCTGTCCGGAGAGGATAAACCCGGTGTAACAGCGGCTCTAACTGCCGTATTGGCAAAGCATAACGCTAATATTCTTGATATAGGCCAGGCGAATATACATCATTCGCTGTCATTGGCAATTATGTTTGAAGCTAAGAATGCAGGAGAGGTAATCAAAGATCTCCTGTTTAAGGCAACTGAGGTAGGTGTTATTATCCGCTTTTCTCCTATTAGCAAAGAAGAGTATATGCGCTGGGTTTGTCTGCAAGGTACAAAGAATCGCTATATTGTAACCATGCTAGGGCGTACACTTAGTCCCAGCCAGATATCGGCTGTGGCACAAATAAGTCAGAAGTACAAGCTAAATATAGAAAAGATAATACGACTAACTGGTCGTGTTCCGTTGGAGACTGAAGAACGTCCAAGCCGTTCATGTATAGAATTGGCAATACGGGGCACGGTAGATGATGTTCAGCAGTTGAAGCATGACTTTATGAAACTGGCTGATGATCAAGGTATCGATATCGCATTTCAGGTAGAAAGTATGTATCGCCGTATGCGCCGTCTGGTCTGTTTCGATATGGATTCTACTCTGATTCAGACAGAAGTGATAGACGAACTTGCTGAACGTGCAGGAGTAGGAGAGGAGGTGAAAGCTATCACCGAATCGGCTATGCGTGGCGAGATTGATTTTTCCGAAAGCTTTAAGAAAAGGGTGAGCCTTCTCAAAGGGCTGGATGAGTCCGTGATGAAAGATATTGCAGAGAATCTACCTATAACAGAAGGGATGACCCGCCTTATCCGCATCTTGAAAAAGAGTGGCTGTAAACTGGCTATCCTTTCCGGAGGATTTACCTATTTTGGCAACTATCTGAAAGAGAAATACGGGTTCGACTATGTATATGCTAATGAGCTTGAGATAGAAGATGGTAAACTTACCGGAAACTATGTGGGCGATATTGTAGATGGTAAGCGTAAAGCTGAGCTGCTGCGCTTATTGGCCCAGGTAGAGAAAGTAGATATGCGTCAGACTGTAGCAGTCGGAGACGGAGCCAATGATTTGCCTATGCTAGGTATTGCCGGACTTGGTATTGCTTTCCATGCTAAGCCTAAAGTAAAAGCGAATGCTAAACAATCATTATCCACTGTTGGATTGGATGGTATCCTTTACTTCCTTGGATACAGAGATTCTATGCTTGTAGGCGAAGAGTGA
- the argH gene encoding argininosuccinate lyase: protein MKLWEKSVQVNKDVESYTVGHDRELDIYLAPYDVLGSMAHITMLESIGLLTKDELSVLLKELKEIYDIAVAGNFHIEDGIEDVHSQVELMLTRKLGDIGKKIHSGRSRNDQVLVDLKLFTRDQIRALVDSVTALIDVLLTQSEKYKDILMPGYTHLQIAMPSSFGLWFGAYAESLVDDLQLLLAAYKICNRNPLGSAAGYGSSFPLNRQMTTDLLGFDSMDYNVVYAQMGRGKMERIVSFAIASIAGTLSKLSYDACLYNSQNFGFIKLADEYTTGSSIMPHKKNPDVFELTRAKCNKLQALPNDITLIINNLPSGYFRDLQIIKELFIPSFEEMNDCLHMVARMMNEVKINEDILDDPKYLLIFSVEEVNRLVLEGVPFRDAYKQVGLDIEKGNFVHNKKVNHTHEGSIGNLYNDHIDLLKQQVIGQFNFKKVMSAEQALLDSIN, encoded by the coding sequence ATGAAACTTTGGGAAAAAAGTGTTCAGGTAAATAAAGATGTAGAGTCTTATACAGTAGGGCATGACAGGGAACTGGATATATATCTTGCTCCATACGATGTACTTGGTTCTATGGCCCATATCACAATGCTTGAGTCTATCGGGTTACTTACCAAAGATGAATTATCAGTTCTTCTTAAAGAACTGAAAGAAATTTATGACATCGCGGTTGCCGGCAACTTTCATATAGAGGATGGTATTGAGGACGTACATTCGCAAGTAGAACTGATGCTTACCCGTAAATTAGGGGATATTGGAAAAAAGATACATAGCGGGCGTTCCCGCAACGATCAGGTACTTGTAGATTTGAAACTTTTCACCCGGGATCAGATTCGTGCACTTGTTGATTCAGTTACTGCCCTGATTGATGTTCTCCTTACCCAAAGCGAAAAGTATAAAGATATCCTGATGCCGGGATATACCCATTTGCAGATTGCAATGCCGTCATCATTCGGACTATGGTTCGGAGCCTATGCCGAAAGCTTGGTAGATGACCTGCAATTGCTTTTGGCTGCATATAAAATATGTAATCGGAATCCTTTGGGTTCGGCTGCTGGATATGGTTCATCATTCCCCCTGAACAGGCAAATGACTACAGACCTGTTGGGCTTTGATTCTATGGACTATAATGTGGTCTATGCCCAAATGGGGCGGGGCAAAATGGAGCGTATAGTTTCATTTGCCATAGCAAGTATAGCTGGTACATTATCAAAGCTCTCATATGATGCATGTTTGTATAATAGTCAGAACTTCGGATTTATCAAATTGGCTGATGAATATACAACAGGATCGAGCATTATGCCACATAAGAAGAACCCCGATGTATTTGAGCTGACACGTGCTAAATGCAACAAGCTACAGGCATTGCCTAATGATATAACACTGATTATAAACAACCTTCCATCAGGGTATTTCCGTGATTTGCAGATTATAAAGGAATTGTTTATTCCTTCATTCGAGGAGATGAATGATTGTCTGCATATGGTAGCACGTATGATGAATGAAGTGAAGATAAATGAAGATATACTTGATGACCCTAAATATCTTCTCATATTCAGTGTAGAAGAAGTAAATAGATTAGTGCTGGAGGGTGTTCCTTTTCGCGATGCGTATAAGCAGGTTGGTTTAGATATCGAAAAAGGAAACTTCGTTCATAATAAGAAAGTGAATCATACCCACGAAGGTAGTATAGGTAATTTATATAACGACCATATAGACTTATTGAAGCAGCAAGTCATCGGTCAGTTCAATTTCAAAAAAGTGATGTCAGCAGAGCAGGCATTGCTCGACTCCATTAATTAA
- a CDS encoding SRPBCC family protein produces the protein MTEFVSEIKTIPHSDVDVYSVLSDLNNLELAKNIIPQDKVKDFTFDTDSCTVSVDPVGKIRFVVVEREPNKNIKFQAEQLPFGVTMWIQLVPTNNVETKMKLTIKADLNPFLKPMVSKPLQAGLDKVAEGLAGLPYNDILNKGTIE, from the coding sequence ATGACAGAATTTGTTAGTGAGATAAAGACGATTCCACACTCTGATGTGGATGTTTACTCTGTGCTTTCCGATTTGAATAATCTGGAACTAGCCAAAAATATAATACCTCAGGATAAAGTTAAAGACTTTACTTTCGATACCGATTCGTGTACTGTATCTGTCGATCCTGTAGGTAAAATCAGATTTGTAGTGGTAGAGCGTGAACCTAATAAGAATATTAAGTTTCAGGCCGAGCAATTGCCTTTTGGTGTGACTATGTGGATACAATTGGTGCCAACCAATAACGTTGAAACAAAAATGAAGCTAACCATAAAAGCAGATTTGAATCCATTTTTGAAACCAATGGTTAGTAAACCATTGCAGGCAGGATTGGACAAAGTAGCTGAAGGTTTAGCAGGCCTCCCCTACAACGATATTTTGAATAAAGGAACAATAGAATAA
- the pyrE gene encoding orotate phosphoribosyltransferase: protein MNTLEKLTAEKLLSIRAIKLQPSNPFTWASGWKSPIYCDNRKLISYPRIRTFIKIELSRLIIENFPEVDAIAGVATGAIAPGALVADALGLPFVYIRSTPKDHGLENLIEGELKPGSKVVVVEDLVSTGSSSLKAVEAIRRDSSDVIGMVANFTYGFPIATEKFNAAGVQLLTLTNYDAVLDEALRIEYIAESDLETLQEWRKAPADWK from the coding sequence CCATTAAACTACAGCCATCCAATCCATTTACATGGGCTTCAGGCTGGAAATCACCCATCTATTGTGATAATCGAAAATTGATATCGTATCCTAGAATACGTACATTTATAAAAATCGAACTAAGCCGTTTGATTATAGAAAACTTTCCGGAGGTAGATGCAATTGCAGGAGTAGCTACAGGGGCCATTGCTCCCGGAGCATTAGTTGCAGATGCTCTAGGTTTGCCTTTTGTATATATTCGTTCAACACCAAAAGATCATGGTTTGGAAAATCTGATCGAAGGCGAATTGAAGCCCGGAAGTAAAGTTGTCGTCGTAGAGGATTTAGTATCTACCGGTTCCAGTAGCTTGAAAGCGGTTGAAGCTATCCGTCGCGATAGCTCAGATGTTATTGGGATGGTTGCTAACTTCACTTATGGTTTCCCTATTGCTACCGAAAAGTTCAATGCAGCAGGAGTTCAGTTATTGACATTAACTAATTACGATGCTGTTTTAGACGAAGCTTTGAGAATAGAATATATTGCCGAATCCGATCTGGAAACTTTGCAGGAATGGAGAAAAGCTCCTGCTGATTGGAAATAA